Proteins co-encoded in one Coregonus clupeaformis isolate EN_2021a chromosome 5, ASM2061545v1, whole genome shotgun sequence genomic window:
- the LOC121566887 gene encoding secretogranin-2, whose amino-acid sequence MLSLPKLSLAGMAFLPSLLPLFLLGYGSVQGASLREHRLRGSELDPQRGDTLYLPPNADMLKALEYIESLRQWTGAGASAPQDQASLTPDYDTTNMDTDSEKLLSMLRLASAAQTSQSKIGQDQDEEDEEGEVNKENKTQEWLQAVLSTLQQTKKGPKPAPVRPSAAHHALGKGRRPAKDEESQVGEGVAYPWSQQRASRPHRKYPLMFEDEEDGEGEEEGRAPGCERPFKRTNENMEGKYTPQNLANLQSVFEELGRIANAKAGHKRQTEDDEDDDDDDDDDTFKVRNLAYEDVTGGEDWTPLEEQVETEDEERDNRQEFDRGLEDDDDDNDDDEEIDEVKRSSQPGPGEYDPDDYYLLKVLEKTEQEERKRELEEEEEREERRAAQTQHSDKVDPQAIYQLIQISQKLQIPPEDLMDMLKSVEMTKQDRTPLRTEAQSWTPNDLARVEDKPTQISSHKKNKIPPETFFNRRLPETQTSNAPKEINTEDILKILDLGSVANQKAPALKKQKQHTSPPSRFYAPAERQRDYMFSEPNIPEKGKDDYDNTVDEDKLATYLAAQMLAQSLQAANKADQNKRALQPPSQDDQIVLGTFEQAMQDYFDQMDSDRSPPQKRQSEPEEDTGDVSQTQGLDDNTLMKILGYLNPENKEGEDKDLYAKTVKGL is encoded by the coding sequence ATGCTGTCACTCCCCAAACTCTCCTTGGCAGGGATggccttccttccctccctgctccccctcttcctcctgggCTACGGCAGTGTCCAGGGGGCCTCTCTCAGAGAACACAGACTGAGGGGCAGTGAGCTGGACCCCCAGCGAGGAGacaccctctacctcccccccaACGCAGACATGCTCAAGGCCCTGGAGTACATTGAGAGCCTCCGCCAGTGGACCGGGGCAGGGGCATCAGCCCCCCAGGACCAGGCTTCCCTCACCCCAGACTACGACACCACCAACATGGACACAGACTCAGAGAAACTCCTCTCCATGCTGAGGCTAGCCTCTGCTGCCCAGACCAGTCAGAGTAAGATAGGCCAGGACCaagatgaggaggatgaggaaggggAGGTCAACAAGGAGAACAAGACCCAGGAGTGGCTGCAGGCGGTGCTGAGTACCCTCCAGCAGACCAAGAAGGGCCCCAAGCCAGCCCCTGTGAGGCCCAGTGCAGCCCACCACGCTCTGGGCAAAGGGCGGAGACCGGCGAAGGATGAGGAGAGCCAGGTGGGAGAGGGCGTAGCGTATCCGTGGTCGCAGCAGCGTGCCAGCCGGCCTCACAGGAAGTACCCGCTGATGTTTGAAGACGAGGAGGACGGTGAGGGGGAGGAAGAAGGCAGAGCCCCGGGCTGTGAGAGACCCTTCAAACGCACCAATGAGAACATGGAGGGGAAGTACACGCCCCAGAACCTGGCCAACCTGCAGTCTGTGTTTGAGGAACTGGGGAGGATAGCCAACGCCAAGGCTGGACACAAACGCCAAactgaggatgatgaagatgatgatgatgatgatgatgacgacacGTTCAAGGTGAGGAACCTGGCCTATGAGGATGTGACAGGGGGAGAGGACTGGACGCCCCTAGAGGAGCAGGTGGAGACGGAGGACGAGGAGAGAGACAACAGGCAGGAGTTCGACAGAGGCttggaggatgatgatgatgataatgatgatgatgaggagatTGATGAGGTCAAGCGATCAAGCCAGCCAGGTCCGGGAGAATATGACCCGGATGACTACTACCTTCTGAAGGTGCTTGAGAAAACAGAGCAGGAGGAGCGGAAGAGAGAgctagaagaggaggaggagagggaagagaggagggcagCTCAAACTCAGCACAGCGACAAGGTAGATCCACAGGCCATTTACCAACTCATCCAAATCTCCCAGAAACTACAGATCCCACCAGAAGACCTGATGGACATGCTGAAGAGTGTGGAGATGACAAAACAGGACAGGACACCACTGAGGACAGAGGCACAGTCTTGGACACCCAATGATCTGGCCAGGGTAGAGGACAAACCAACTCAGATCTCCTCTCACAAGAAAAATAAGATCCCTCCAGAGACATTCTTCAACAGACGGCTGCCTGAGACCCAAACAAGCAACGCCCCGAAAGAAATAAACACAGAAGACATTCTAAAAATCCTCGACCTGGGAAGCGTGGCAAATCAGAAAGCACCAGCGCTCAAGAAGCAGAAACAGCATACAAGCCCGCCGTCAAGGTTTTACGCACCAGCTGAAAGGCAGAGAGACTACATGTTCTCTGAGCCAAACATCCCAGAGAAAGGAAAGGACGACTACGACAACACTGTCGACGAAGACAAGCTGGCGACGTATCTGGCTGCCCAGATGTTGGCACAGTCTCTGCAGGCAGCAAACAAGGCAGACCAAAACAAGCGTGCCTTGCAGCCTCCCTCACAAGACGATCAGATTGTGCTGGGAACGTTCGAGCAGGCGATGCAGGACTACTTTGACCAAATGGACTCAGACAGAAGCCCGCCTCAGAAAAGACAGTCAGAACCCGAGGAGGACACAGGCGATGTGTCGCAAACACAGGGCTTGGATGACAACACGCTGATGAAAATTCTAGGCTATCTGAACCCAGAGAACAAAGAGGGCGAAGATAAGGACCTTTACGCCAAAACTGTCAAAGGACTGTAG